The Erinaceus europaeus chromosome 16, mEriEur2.1, whole genome shotgun sequence genome includes a window with the following:
- the LCMT2 gene encoding tRNA wybutosine-synthesizing protein 4: MGPRSHGRRAGAVQSTNDSSALSKSSLAARGYVHDAFAALLVPGTARRAPLIHRGYYVRARAVRHCVRAFLKQTCAAPGAPRAQILSLGAGSDSLYFRLKAAGRLAGAALWEVDFPDVARCKAERIRKSPELRALAGPERSADPASALYFQSPDYRILGVDLRRLQPLERTLSAAGLDAAAPTLLLAEAVLTYLEPEDAAALVAWAAQRFPDALFVVYEQMRPHDAFGQVMQRHFRQLGSPLHGLERFPDVEAQRRRFLEAGWAACSAVDMNAFYRRFLPSEERRRAEQLEPFDEFEEWHLKCSHYFILAASRGHTLSPTRVFPPSDAFSQLDPAPPSGVFRARVVAADRPDQSLNRYGHASVALRRDLILSAGGFGAQAGRHCRVRSLHALAARGSEWEGAHICGRGAEAGWDGRLHHTMTRLSDTHVVVLGGRLSPVTPASGILQLRLCRSEAQGAEDLDLTVAKAGAEGEDSTPACWRHSTTEVSYESQRYLFVYGGRSVLHPVLSGWHFLHVGAMAWVSIPVKGQAPAGRHSHSACSWQGGALIAGGLGLSEEPLGSVFFLKPTSGGFLWEPVEIQPPVTPRYSHTAHVLNGNLLLVGGVCIHSSSVPGVTVINLSTGLSSEYQIDSTCVPWPLMLHNHTSILLPEEQKLLLLGGGGNCFSFGTYLNPHVVTLDLSSLK, translated from the coding sequence ATGGGCCCACGAAGCCACGGGCGACGGGCAGGGGCGGTACAGAGCACCAACGACAGCAGCGCCCTGAGCAAGAGCTCCCTGGCCGCGCGCGGGTACGTGCACGACGCCTTCGCCGCCCTGCTAGTTCCGGGCACGGCGCGCCGCGCGCCGCTCATCCACCGCGGTTACTACGTGCGCGCGCGCGCCGTGCGGCACTGCGTGCGCGCCTTTCTGAAACAGACGTGCGCGGCCCCGGGCGCGCCGCGCGCCCAGATCCTGTCGCTGGGAGCTGGCTCGGACTCGCTGTACTTCCGCCTCAAGGCGGCCGGACGCTTGGCAGGGGCGGCGCTCTGGGAAGTCGACTTTCCAGACGTGGCGCGGTGCAAGGCTGAGAGGATTCGAAAGTCTCCAGAGCTGCGCGCCCTTGCCGGGCCTGAACGCAGCGCGGACCCCGCCTCCGCCCTGTACTTCCAGAGCCCCGACTACCGCATCCTGGGCGTCGACCTGCGGCGGCTGCAGCCCCTCGAGCGGACCCTGAGCGCCGCGGGCCTGGACGCGGCCGCGCCCACCCTGCTCCTGGCCGAGGCCGTGCTCACCTACCTGGAGCCGGAGGACGCCGCGGCCCTGGTGGCCTGGGCCGCCCAGCGCTTCCCCGACGCCCTCTTCGTGGTCTACGAGCAGATGAGGCCGCACGACGCCTTCGGCCAGGTCATGCAGCGCCATTTCCGGCAGCTCGGCTCCCCGCTGCACGGCCTGGAGCGCTTCCCCGACGTGGAGGCCCAGCGGCGCCGCTTCCTGGAGGCGGGCTGGGCCGCCTGCTCCGCCGTGGACATGAACGCCTTCTACCGCCGCTTCCTCCCCTCAGAGGAGCGCAGACGCGCCGAGCAGCTGGAGCCTTTCGACGAGTTTGAGGAGTGGCATCTCAAGTGCTCCCACTACTTCATCCTGGCCGCTTCTCGGGGCCACACTCTCTCGCCCACGCGGGTCTTTCCGCCCTCCGACGCCTTTTCTCAGCTGGATCCCGCTCCGCCTTCGGGGGTCTTCCGGGCCCGGGTAGTCGCCGCGGACCGGCCGGACCAGAGCCTGAACCGCTACGGCCACGCCTCGGTCGCCCTGCGCCGGGACCTGATTCTCAGCGCGGGAGGCTTCGGAGCGCAGGCGGGGCGGCACTGCAGGGTGCGCAGCCTCCACGCGCTCGCCGCACGCGGCTCCGAATGGGAAGGCGCCCACATCTGCGGCCGCGGGGCCGAAGCCGGGTGGGACGGGCGCCTGCATCACACCATGACGAGGCTTTCAGACACGCACGTCGTGGTCCTGGGAGGGCGGCTGTCCCCAGTCACTCCGGCCTCGGGGATCCTCCAGCTTCGCCTTTGTCGGAGTGAGGCTCAGGGCGCCGAGGACCTCGACCTGACCGTAGCAAAGGCTGGCGCAGAAGGAGAAGATTCCACTCCGGCGTGCTGGCGACATTCAACAACAGAAGTGTCCTATGAGAGTCAGAGATACTTGTTTGTGTATGGAGGTCGGAGTGTGTTGCATCCCGTGTTAAGTGGCTGGCATTTTCTGCACGTGGGAGCAATGGCGTGGGTCAGCATCCCCGTAAAGGGGCAGGCGCCTGCGGGCCGCCATTCTCACAGTGCCTGCAGTTGGCAAGGGGGAGCCCTGATCGCCGGAGGCCTGGGCCTTTCTGAGGAACCACTGGGCTCCGTGTTCTTTCTGAAACCTACCTCTGGTGGATTTCTCTGGGAGCCAGTAGAAATCCAGCCTCCCGTTACCCCAAGGTACTCCCACACAGCGCATGTGCTCAATGGAAACCTTCTTCTGGTTGGAGGCGTCTGTATCCATTCTTCCTCAGTTCCTGGAGTGACAGTCATCAATTTGTCTACAGGATTGAGCTCTGAGTATCAGATTGACTCGACATGTGTTCCGTGGCCATTAATGTTACACAATCATACCAGCATCCTCCTTCCTGAAGAGCAAAAGCTCCTGCTCCTTGGAGGTGGAGGGAACTGTTTTTCTTTTGGCACCTATTTAAATCCCCATGTTGTGACATTAGACCTTTCATCCTTAAAGTAG